The genomic window GGAGGATATTCATCCGGGTGAGATCGTGATTCCCGATCAGTTTATTGACATGACGAAAAACCGCGCCAGCACTTTTTTTGGCGATGGGATTGTCGCGCATGTTCCCCTGGCTGATCCTGTGTGTGCCGAGCTTAGCGCGTGTCTGTTGGCGGCGGCGGATCGGGCGGGCGCGAAGGTTCACTCCGGCGGCACTTATGTCTGCATGGAGGGCCCCCAGTTCAGCACGCGCGCCGAGAGCTTTCGATACCGCGATTGGGGCGCCTCGGTTATCGGGATGACGAACATGCCCGAGGCCAAACTCGCCCGAGAGGCCGAAATCAGCTATGCCACCCTGGCGCTGGCCACCGACTATGATTGCTGGCACGAGGAGGAAGAATCGGTTAGTGTCGTGAATGTCATTGAAATCATTAAGCGAAACGTCGCCCTCGCCCGGAAAATAATCGTTGAGGCCGTCCCCGACATCGAGGGTAAAAGTCCGTTTGATGGCCTTCTTGAGACGGCCATCATCACAGACCCGGCTCATATTTCGAACGAGGCCAAGGAGCGGCTTGTGGCGCTCATAGGGAGGTATGTCTCTTGAGGACACATCAGCGCTCCGAGGC from Nitrospinaceae bacterium includes these protein-coding regions:
- the mtnP gene encoding S-methyl-5'-thioadenosine phosphorylase, with product MPEASIGIIGGSGLYEMEGLTDVETVALSTPFGAPSAPYVLGNLSGKRLAFLPRHGIGHVLMPGEIPFRANIHGFKQLGCEWLISVSAVGSLKEDIHPGEIVIPDQFIDMTKNRASTFFGDGIVAHVPLADPVCAELSACLLAAADRAGAKVHSGGTYVCMEGPQFSTRAESFRYRDWGASVIGMTNMPEAKLAREAEISYATLALATDYDCWHEEEESVSVVNVIEIIKRNVALARKIIVEAVPDIEGKSPFDGLLETAIITDPAHISNEAKERLVALIGRYVS